In one window of Temnothorax longispinosus isolate EJ_2023e chromosome 11, Tlon_JGU_v1, whole genome shotgun sequence DNA:
- the LOC139821551 gene encoding uncharacterized protein yields MKKEIVDDDDHLPLSANGRVVSYLQSAKGSNVSDGASRCTDPMTHSDDSDNVDHAASPITKKEALKILIEALEAEPKKKLQISKIYDYAEENYPRFIRKIKWKDRLRRELSDKDNKHLFKLGRRGPGRGRYWILQERPDERRRMRERTPTMEETVIIYYVDKEKTPYRIKLKKPPGSVTLADFKVYLN; encoded by the exons ATGAAAAAAGAGATAGTCGATGACGATGATCATCTGCCACTCTCTGCCAACGGCCGAGTTGTCTCTTAc TTGCAATCCGCTAAAGGTAGCAATGTCTCCGATGGTGCGTCTCGATGTACAGACCCTATGACACATAGTGATGATAGTGATAATGTAGATCATGCTGCATCTCCAATTACCAAAAAGGAAGcactaaaaattttgattgagGCGCTCGAGGCAGAGcctaaaaagaaattgcaaatttcgaaaatatacgATTATGCTGAAGAGAATTATCCGagatttattagaaaaattaaatggaaAGACAGACTAAGAAGAGAACTTTCAGATAAAGAtaacaaacatttatttaaattaggaAGAAGAGGACCAGGACGAGGTCGATATTGGATATTACAAG AAAGGCCAGACGAAAGGAGAAGGATGCGGGAACGTACTCCGACAATGGAAGAAAcagtgattatttattacgtgGACAAAGAGAAGACGCCTTATcgaataaaacttaaaaaaccGCCGGGAAGCGTCACTCTAGCCGATTTCaaggtttatttaaattga
- the LOC139821550 gene encoding uncharacterized protein isoform X2 — MDDEFGEMKKEIVDDDDHLPLSANGRVVSYLQSAKGSNVSDGASRCTDPMTHSDDSDNVDHAASPITKKEALKILIEALEAEPKKKLQISKIYDYAEENYPRFIRKIKWKDRLRRELSDKDNKHLFKLGRRGPGRGRYWILQERPDERRRMRERTPTMEETVIIYYVDKEKTPYRIKLKKPPGSVTLADFKVYLN, encoded by the exons ATGGACGATGAATTTGG TGAGATGAAAAAAGAGATAGTCGATGACGATGATCATCTGCCACTCTCTGCCAACGGCCGAGTTGTCTCTTAc TTGCAATCCGCTAAAGGTAGCAATGTCTCCGATGGTGCGTCTCGATGTACAGACCCTATGACACATAGTGATGATAGTGATAATGTAGATCATGCTGCATCTCCAATTACCAAAAAGGAAGcactaaaaattttgattgagGCGCTCGAGGCAGAGcctaaaaagaaattgcaaatttcgaaaatatacgATTATGCTGAAGAGAATTATCCGagatttattagaaaaattaaatggaaAGACAGACTAAGAAGAGAACTTTCAGATAAAGAtaacaaacatttatttaaattaggaAGAAGAGGACCAGGACGAGGTCGATATTGGATATTACAAG AAAGGCCAGACGAAAGGAGAAGGATGCGGGAACGTACTCCGACAATGGAAGAAAcagtgattatttattacgtgGACAAAGAGAAGACGCCTTATcgaataaaacttaaaaaaccGCCGGGAAGCGTCACTCTAGCCGATTTCaaggtttatttaaattga
- the LOC139821549 gene encoding T-box protein 2-like, whose amino-acid sequence MIITKSGRRMFPSVQINVNGLEKRENYYVLMEIAPASDRRHNYCGYQNGGENSNMSDWSFAGPAEPQQLFGYRSIPSLATGSHWMDNPISFNKLKLTNNINDPNNNVVLTSMYKYVPRIWIVRCFDAKNYNELFTHSTALFAFKETEFIAVTAYQNENITKLKINNNLFAKGFCEMGQSRFKQKHHLIDHQAQSDLSPDERVSLIYDSESNQPNDFPLRVPSPLKHAIIFYFSRGVEVGRPCNVGEADANPATVASRSPAPGVLKTQCPCTAFDTDGYPFTK is encoded by the coding sequence ATGATAATTACCAAGAGCGGTCGGCGCATGTTTCCGTCCGttcaaataaatgtaaacgGTTTGGAGAAACGTGAGAATTATTATGTCCTCATGGAGATAGCACCGGCCTCCGATCGCCGTCACAATTACTGTGGATACCAGAACGGGGGCGAGAACAGCAATATGAGTGACTGGAGCTTTGCGGGGCCGGCAGAGCCGCAACAGCTTTTCGGCTATAGAAGCATCCCGAGTCTGGCAACGGGGAGCCACTGGATGGACAATCCGATCAGCTTCAATAAATTGAAGCTCACGAACAACATCAACGACCCCAATAATAACGTGGTATTAACATCGATGTACAAATACGTTCCTAGGATCTGGATAGTTCGTTGCTTCGATGCGAAGAACTACAACGAGCTCTTTACTCATTCAACCGCGTTGTTCGCTTTCAAGGAGACGGAATTTATCGCGGTGACGGCATACCAAAACGAGAACATCACGAAGTTGAAGatcaataacaatttattcgcGAAGGGTTTTTGCGAAATGGGTCAGTCACGGTTCAAGCAAAAGCATCATTTGATCGATCATCAGGCTCAATCGGATCTCAGTCCCGACGAAAGGGTCTCATTGATTTACGACTCTGAATCGAATCAGCCGAACGACTTTCCCTTAAGGGTTCCAAGCCCATTAAAGCATGCGATTATCTTTTACTTTAGCCGGGGAGTCGAAGTTGGCCGGCCTTGCAACGTGGGAGAAGCGGACGCGAATCCCGCCACCGTTGCGAGTCGATCCCCGGCGCCGGGCGTGCTTAAAACGCAGTGTCCGTGCACTGCGTTTGACACAGATGGATATCCATTcacgaaataa
- the LOC139822276 gene encoding protein GVQW3-like: protein MELNLQQRVCIKFCVKNGLNGARTLEMLKKCFGNDTLEKTVVYQWHERFRSGRKSVKDDKRSGRPSTSKTDENVDKVKEIVVKNRKLTIRELAEDLNIAYGSVQDILVNDLGFRRVAAKLVPKDLNFLQKRDRVDIAKPSNSPDLAPCDFFLFNRIKKPLRGTRFSSREEIMEKSKTALMAIPNTEYKKCFEDWIKRWHKCVAVDGKYFEGENINIDE from the exons atggaattaaatttgcaacaacgagtttgtattaaattttgcgTTAAAAACGGATTGAATGGTGCGAGGACCTTGGAAATGTTGAAAAAGTGTTTCGGCAACGATACTCTAGAGAAAACAGTCGTTTACCAGTGGCACGAACGTTTCAGAAGTGGTCGTAAGTCCGTCAAAGATGACAAACGCAGTGGCAGGCCGTCAACATCGAAAACCGACGAAAACGTCGATAAAGTGAAAGAAATAGTGGTCAAGAACCGCAAATTAACCATCAGAGAGCTAGCAGAGGACTTGAACATTGCTTATGGATCCGTTCAAGACATTTTAGTTAATGATTTGGGTTTCCGCCGTGTTGCAGCAAAGTTGGTACCGAAAGACCtgaattttttgcaaaaaaggGACCGCGTTGACATCGCAA AGCCATCAAATTCACCTGATTTGGCTCCCTGCGACTTCTTTCTGTTCAATCGAATCAAAAAACCACTACGGGGAACGCGTTTTAGCAGCCGAGAGGAGATAATGGAAAAATCGAAGACAGCTCTGATGGCCATACCGAACAccgagtataaaaaatgtttcgaggaTTGGATCAAGCGCTGGCATAAGTGCGTTGCAGTCGATGGAAAGTACTTTGAAggggaaaatattaatattgatgaataa
- the LOC139821550 gene encoding uncharacterized protein isoform X1: MSRNDYKRYAATYKTIGQYHRPPSSSADDNKDESQPRLPGVSRKRKGTFIVSSDEDDDDDDDHHHHHRHGSASVVPPTTENDDNDNRDNDQDKSQPRRPEVRRRKRTFIISSDEDEDAYTPPPPPLSTTRDEYQPRRPKVNRKRKGTFVVPSDKNKSQPSATAATSSSRRPAAVAPRPISLSSDKESNGRAPPSPPSPPSPPLMPPPALPITTSTIINIDDSTITSGTSTSRHSSLSSNRVEWPYTTVTTITNTTTTTTAAVADAAASLTNYIDDNKHRR, from the coding sequence ATGTCGCGGAACGATTACAAAAGATACGCCGCGACATACAAGACAATAGGCCAGTACCATCgtcctccctcctcctccgccGACGACAACAAAGACGAATCTCAGCCGCGGCTTCCAGGAGTTAGCAGGAAAAGAAAAGGTACATTTATCGTCTCGtccgacgaagacgacgacgacgacgacgatcaccaccaccaccaccgccatGGTTCAGCGTCCGTCGTGCCACCAACGACGGAGAACGACGACAATGACAACAGAGACAACGACCAAGACAAATCTCAGCCGCGGCGTCCAGAAGttaggagaagaaaaagaacatttatcATCTCGTCCGACGAAGACGAGGATGCCTAtacaccaccgccgccgccgctgtcgACGACAAGAGACGAATATCAGCCGCGGCGTCCAAAAGTTAataggaaaagaaaaggaacaTTCGTCGTCCCGTCCGACAAAAACAAATCTCAGCCTTCTGCTACCGCCGCCACTAGTAGCAGTCGTCGTCCTGCTGCTGTGGCGCCGCGACCCATCAGCCTCTCATCCGACAAAGAGTCGAATGGCCGTGCACCACCGTCACCACCGTCACCACCGTCGCCGCCGCTGATGCCGCCGCCAGCCTTACCAATTACAACATCGACGATAATAAACATCGACGACTCGACTATCACCTCGGGCACCTCGACCTCGAGACACTCCAGCCTCTCATCCAACAGAGTCGAATGGCCGTACACCACCGTCACCACCATCACCaacaccaccaccaccaccaccgccgccgtcgctgATGCCGCAGCCAGCCTTACCAATTACATCGACGATAATAAACATCGACGATAA